A single region of the Musa acuminata AAA Group cultivar baxijiao chromosome BXJ1-11, Cavendish_Baxijiao_AAA, whole genome shotgun sequence genome encodes:
- the LOC135596916 gene encoding ceramide kinase-like isoform X1, translating into MERNGSASTSISTLFLDRVGEVAVTLDPDGLSWKPIDCHKKLFYYFIRLYINYLTCYHRVSCMQESSGSSCLCMNYRLKTENRIEFSSVYAVDLIDWGLIEDANRNSGSFFSGNKFEMYRFVVHGFHRGKTHGSPWTLCEYTFGHKDMHICQSWVERLIASTSTDAIRPKSLLVFVHPLCGKGNGVKTWETVAPIFSHAKVRTEVTVTQRAGHAFDCIASLSHRELSSFDGIVAVGGDGLFNEVLNGLLSSRHDAPYPPSPQELDNKSDKNFQHLNNDISCGRASLNGAIGMLSAPLCGSDDLAPLLSAVESNGLGISKCTTNNGPCNADEDVKVSFPNDWFRLGLIPAGSTDAIVISTTGTRDPVTSALHIILGKKMSLDIAQVVRWKTSPSSTEVPSVRYAASFAGYGFYGDVIKESEGYRWMGPKRYDFAGTVAFLKHRSYEAKVTFLKTEEQETSNIASDIQTSQLFQKNSKNVCRANCNICNDFKNAAQHSADVAVSPIHSQDSRWLEYKGRFLSVGAAIISCRNERAPKGLVAEAHLADGFLHLILIKDCPHPLYLWHLINLKRGSNPFDFTFVEHHKTPAFTFVSAHNESVWNVDGEILQACQVSVQVCRGLINLFASGPEV; encoded by the exons ATGGAAAGGAATGGGTCAGCCTCGACCTCGATCTCGACGCTCTTCTTGGATCGCGTCGGCGAGGTCGCCGTTACTCTGGATCCCGATGGTCTCTCTTGGAAGCCGATCGATTGT CATAAGAAGCTATTCTACTACTTCATCAGGCTTTATATAAATTACCTTACATGTTACCACCGAGTATCTTGCATGCAG GAATCTAGTGGGTCATCTTGCTTGTGCATGAACTACCGGCTAAAGACTGAAAACAGGATTGAATTTTCCAGTGTTTATGCTGTAGATTTAATTGATTGGGGCTTGATTGAGGATGCAAATAGGAATTCTGGCAGCTTTTTCTCAGGCAATAAATTTGAG ATGTACCGTTTTGTGGTGCATGGATTCCATAGGGGTAAAACACATGGTTCTCCTTGGACACTCTGTGAATACACGTTTGGTCACAAGGATATGCATATATGCCAGTCGTGGGTTGAACGTTTGATTGCTTCTACCAGTACTGATGCTATCAGACCAAAGTCTCTTTTG GTGTTTGTTCACCCATTATGTGGGAAAGGAAATGGGGTCAAGACTTGGGAGACAGTTGCGCCTATATTTTCCCATGCTAAAGTGCGGACAGAG GTAACAGTGACTCAGAGGGCAGGGCATGCATTTGACTGTATAGCATCCTTATCGCACAGGGAATTGAGTTCTTTTGATGGCATTGTTGCTGTG GGAGGTGATGGTCTCTTTAACGAAGTTCTGAATGGACTTCTTTCCTCGAGGCATGATGCTCCTTATCCTCCATCTCCACAAGAGTTGGATAACAAAAGTGATAAAAATTTTCAGCATTTAAACAATGACATCTCATGTGGTAGGGCCTCTCTTAATGGTGCAATTGGCATGCTTTCTGCGCCTTTATGTGGAAGTGATGACCTTGCACCTCTTCTCTCAGCTGTAGAATCCAATGGACTGGGCATCTCAAAATGCA CAACCAACAATGGACCATGCAATGCAG ATGAAGATGTAAAAGTTTCCTTCCCAAATGATTGGTTTAGACTTGGATTAATTCCTGCTGGTTCAACTGATGCCATTGTTATCAG TACTACCGGGACACGAGATCCTGTAACATCAGCTTTGCACATTATCCTTGGCAAAAAGATGTCACTTGATATAGCTCAGGTGGTCCGATGGAAAACTAGTCCTTCATCAACAGAAGTGCCTTCTGTACGCTATGCAGCTTCTTTTGCAGG GTATGGTTTTTATGGTGATGTCATCAAGGAGAGTGAAGGCTATCGTTGGATGGGTCCTAAACGCTATGATTTTGCTGGAACGGTGGCCTTTCTGAAACACAG ATCTTACGAGGCAAAAGTTACATTTTTGAAGACTGAAGAACAAGAAACTAGTAACATTGCAAGCGACATACAAACTTCACAACTTTTTCAAAAGAACTCTAAGAATGTTTGCCGTGCAAACTGCAACATctgtaatgattttaaaaatgctGCTCAGCATTCTGCAGATGTAGCTGTTAGCCCAATTCATTCTCAGGATTCAAGGTGGCTAGAATACAAGGGTCGTTTTCTTAGTGTTGGTGCTGCCATTATTTCATGCCGTAATGAAAGAGCTCCTAAAGGTCTGGTGGCTGAGGCACACCTTGCTGATGGTTTCCTTCATCTTATACTAATAAAAGATTGTCCGCATCCTTTATACTTGTG GCATCTTATAAATCTTAAAAGGGGCTCTAATCCTTTTGACTTTACATTTGTGGAACACCACAAG ACACCTGCTTTTACCTTTGTTTCAGCTCATAATGAAAGTGTGTGGAATGTGGATGGGGAGATTCTCCAAGCATGCCAAGTCTCTGTACAAGTATGTAGGGGCCTAATCAACTTGTTTGCATCAGGACCTGAAGTTTAG
- the LOC135596916 gene encoding ceramide kinase-like isoform X3 → MERNGSASTSISTLFLDRVGEVAVTLDPDGLSWKPIDCHKKLFYYFIRLYINYLTCYHRVSCMQESSGSSCLCMNYRLKTENRIEFSSVYAVDLIDWGLIEDANRNSGSFFSGNKFEMYRFVVHGFHRGKTHGSPWTLCEYTFGHKDMHICQSWVERLIASTSTDAIRPKSLLVFVHPLCGKGNGVKTWETVAPIFSHAKVRTEVTVTQRAGHAFDCIASLSHRELSSFDGIVAVGGDGLFNEVLNGLLSSRHDAPYPPSPQELDNKSDKNFQHLNNDISCAVESNGLGISKCTTNNGPCNADEDVKVSFPNDWFRLGLIPAGSTDAIVISTTGTRDPVTSALHIILGKKMSLDIAQVVRWKTSPSSTEVPSVRYAASFAGYGFYGDVIKESEGYRWMGPKRYDFAGTVAFLKHRSYEAKVTFLKTEEQETSNIASDIQTSQLFQKNSKNVCRANCNICNDFKNAAQHSADVAVSPIHSQDSRWLEYKGRFLSVGAAIISCRNERAPKGLVAEAHLADGFLHLILIKDCPHPLYLWHLINLKRGSNPFDFTFVEHHKTPAFTFVSAHNESVWNVDGEILQACQVSVQVCRGLINLFASGPEV, encoded by the exons ATGGAAAGGAATGGGTCAGCCTCGACCTCGATCTCGACGCTCTTCTTGGATCGCGTCGGCGAGGTCGCCGTTACTCTGGATCCCGATGGTCTCTCTTGGAAGCCGATCGATTGT CATAAGAAGCTATTCTACTACTTCATCAGGCTTTATATAAATTACCTTACATGTTACCACCGAGTATCTTGCATGCAG GAATCTAGTGGGTCATCTTGCTTGTGCATGAACTACCGGCTAAAGACTGAAAACAGGATTGAATTTTCCAGTGTTTATGCTGTAGATTTAATTGATTGGGGCTTGATTGAGGATGCAAATAGGAATTCTGGCAGCTTTTTCTCAGGCAATAAATTTGAG ATGTACCGTTTTGTGGTGCATGGATTCCATAGGGGTAAAACACATGGTTCTCCTTGGACACTCTGTGAATACACGTTTGGTCACAAGGATATGCATATATGCCAGTCGTGGGTTGAACGTTTGATTGCTTCTACCAGTACTGATGCTATCAGACCAAAGTCTCTTTTG GTGTTTGTTCACCCATTATGTGGGAAAGGAAATGGGGTCAAGACTTGGGAGACAGTTGCGCCTATATTTTCCCATGCTAAAGTGCGGACAGAG GTAACAGTGACTCAGAGGGCAGGGCATGCATTTGACTGTATAGCATCCTTATCGCACAGGGAATTGAGTTCTTTTGATGGCATTGTTGCTGTG GGAGGTGATGGTCTCTTTAACGAAGTTCTGAATGGACTTCTTTCCTCGAGGCATGATGCTCCTTATCCTCCATCTCCACAAGAGTTGGATAACAAAAGTGATAAAAATTTTCAGCATTTAAACAATGACATCTCATGTG CTGTAGAATCCAATGGACTGGGCATCTCAAAATGCA CAACCAACAATGGACCATGCAATGCAG ATGAAGATGTAAAAGTTTCCTTCCCAAATGATTGGTTTAGACTTGGATTAATTCCTGCTGGTTCAACTGATGCCATTGTTATCAG TACTACCGGGACACGAGATCCTGTAACATCAGCTTTGCACATTATCCTTGGCAAAAAGATGTCACTTGATATAGCTCAGGTGGTCCGATGGAAAACTAGTCCTTCATCAACAGAAGTGCCTTCTGTACGCTATGCAGCTTCTTTTGCAGG GTATGGTTTTTATGGTGATGTCATCAAGGAGAGTGAAGGCTATCGTTGGATGGGTCCTAAACGCTATGATTTTGCTGGAACGGTGGCCTTTCTGAAACACAG ATCTTACGAGGCAAAAGTTACATTTTTGAAGACTGAAGAACAAGAAACTAGTAACATTGCAAGCGACATACAAACTTCACAACTTTTTCAAAAGAACTCTAAGAATGTTTGCCGTGCAAACTGCAACATctgtaatgattttaaaaatgctGCTCAGCATTCTGCAGATGTAGCTGTTAGCCCAATTCATTCTCAGGATTCAAGGTGGCTAGAATACAAGGGTCGTTTTCTTAGTGTTGGTGCTGCCATTATTTCATGCCGTAATGAAAGAGCTCCTAAAGGTCTGGTGGCTGAGGCACACCTTGCTGATGGTTTCCTTCATCTTATACTAATAAAAGATTGTCCGCATCCTTTATACTTGTG GCATCTTATAAATCTTAAAAGGGGCTCTAATCCTTTTGACTTTACATTTGTGGAACACCACAAG ACACCTGCTTTTACCTTTGTTTCAGCTCATAATGAAAGTGTGTGGAATGTGGATGGGGAGATTCTCCAAGCATGCCAAGTCTCTGTACAAGTATGTAGGGGCCTAATCAACTTGTTTGCATCAGGACCTGAAGTTTAG
- the LOC135596916 gene encoding ceramide kinase-like isoform X2, with protein MERNGSASTSISTLFLDRVGEVAVTLDPDGLSWKPIDCESSGSSCLCMNYRLKTENRIEFSSVYAVDLIDWGLIEDANRNSGSFFSGNKFEMYRFVVHGFHRGKTHGSPWTLCEYTFGHKDMHICQSWVERLIASTSTDAIRPKSLLVFVHPLCGKGNGVKTWETVAPIFSHAKVRTEVTVTQRAGHAFDCIASLSHRELSSFDGIVAVGGDGLFNEVLNGLLSSRHDAPYPPSPQELDNKSDKNFQHLNNDISCGRASLNGAIGMLSAPLCGSDDLAPLLSAVESNGLGISKCTTNNGPCNADEDVKVSFPNDWFRLGLIPAGSTDAIVISTTGTRDPVTSALHIILGKKMSLDIAQVVRWKTSPSSTEVPSVRYAASFAGYGFYGDVIKESEGYRWMGPKRYDFAGTVAFLKHRSYEAKVTFLKTEEQETSNIASDIQTSQLFQKNSKNVCRANCNICNDFKNAAQHSADVAVSPIHSQDSRWLEYKGRFLSVGAAIISCRNERAPKGLVAEAHLADGFLHLILIKDCPHPLYLWHLINLKRGSNPFDFTFVEHHKTPAFTFVSAHNESVWNVDGEILQACQVSVQVCRGLINLFASGPEV; from the exons ATGGAAAGGAATGGGTCAGCCTCGACCTCGATCTCGACGCTCTTCTTGGATCGCGTCGGCGAGGTCGCCGTTACTCTGGATCCCGATGGTCTCTCTTGGAAGCCGATCGATTGT GAATCTAGTGGGTCATCTTGCTTGTGCATGAACTACCGGCTAAAGACTGAAAACAGGATTGAATTTTCCAGTGTTTATGCTGTAGATTTAATTGATTGGGGCTTGATTGAGGATGCAAATAGGAATTCTGGCAGCTTTTTCTCAGGCAATAAATTTGAG ATGTACCGTTTTGTGGTGCATGGATTCCATAGGGGTAAAACACATGGTTCTCCTTGGACACTCTGTGAATACACGTTTGGTCACAAGGATATGCATATATGCCAGTCGTGGGTTGAACGTTTGATTGCTTCTACCAGTACTGATGCTATCAGACCAAAGTCTCTTTTG GTGTTTGTTCACCCATTATGTGGGAAAGGAAATGGGGTCAAGACTTGGGAGACAGTTGCGCCTATATTTTCCCATGCTAAAGTGCGGACAGAG GTAACAGTGACTCAGAGGGCAGGGCATGCATTTGACTGTATAGCATCCTTATCGCACAGGGAATTGAGTTCTTTTGATGGCATTGTTGCTGTG GGAGGTGATGGTCTCTTTAACGAAGTTCTGAATGGACTTCTTTCCTCGAGGCATGATGCTCCTTATCCTCCATCTCCACAAGAGTTGGATAACAAAAGTGATAAAAATTTTCAGCATTTAAACAATGACATCTCATGTGGTAGGGCCTCTCTTAATGGTGCAATTGGCATGCTTTCTGCGCCTTTATGTGGAAGTGATGACCTTGCACCTCTTCTCTCAGCTGTAGAATCCAATGGACTGGGCATCTCAAAATGCA CAACCAACAATGGACCATGCAATGCAG ATGAAGATGTAAAAGTTTCCTTCCCAAATGATTGGTTTAGACTTGGATTAATTCCTGCTGGTTCAACTGATGCCATTGTTATCAG TACTACCGGGACACGAGATCCTGTAACATCAGCTTTGCACATTATCCTTGGCAAAAAGATGTCACTTGATATAGCTCAGGTGGTCCGATGGAAAACTAGTCCTTCATCAACAGAAGTGCCTTCTGTACGCTATGCAGCTTCTTTTGCAGG GTATGGTTTTTATGGTGATGTCATCAAGGAGAGTGAAGGCTATCGTTGGATGGGTCCTAAACGCTATGATTTTGCTGGAACGGTGGCCTTTCTGAAACACAG ATCTTACGAGGCAAAAGTTACATTTTTGAAGACTGAAGAACAAGAAACTAGTAACATTGCAAGCGACATACAAACTTCACAACTTTTTCAAAAGAACTCTAAGAATGTTTGCCGTGCAAACTGCAACATctgtaatgattttaaaaatgctGCTCAGCATTCTGCAGATGTAGCTGTTAGCCCAATTCATTCTCAGGATTCAAGGTGGCTAGAATACAAGGGTCGTTTTCTTAGTGTTGGTGCTGCCATTATTTCATGCCGTAATGAAAGAGCTCCTAAAGGTCTGGTGGCTGAGGCACACCTTGCTGATGGTTTCCTTCATCTTATACTAATAAAAGATTGTCCGCATCCTTTATACTTGTG GCATCTTATAAATCTTAAAAGGGGCTCTAATCCTTTTGACTTTACATTTGTGGAACACCACAAG ACACCTGCTTTTACCTTTGTTTCAGCTCATAATGAAAGTGTGTGGAATGTGGATGGGGAGATTCTCCAAGCATGCCAAGTCTCTGTACAAGTATGTAGGGGCCTAATCAACTTGTTTGCATCAGGACCTGAAGTTTAG
- the LOC135596916 gene encoding ceramide kinase-like isoform X4 — protein sequence MQIGILAAFSQAINLSVLLLMQMYRFVVHGFHRGKTHGSPWTLCEYTFGHKDMHICQSWVERLIASTSTDAIRPKSLLVFVHPLCGKGNGVKTWETVAPIFSHAKVRTEVTVTQRAGHAFDCIASLSHRELSSFDGIVAVGGDGLFNEVLNGLLSSRHDAPYPPSPQELDNKSDKNFQHLNNDISCGRASLNGAIGMLSAPLCGSDDLAPLLSAVESNGLGISKCTTNNGPCNADEDVKVSFPNDWFRLGLIPAGSTDAIVISTTGTRDPVTSALHIILGKKMSLDIAQVVRWKTSPSSTEVPSVRYAASFAGYGFYGDVIKESEGYRWMGPKRYDFAGTVAFLKHRSYEAKVTFLKTEEQETSNIASDIQTSQLFQKNSKNVCRANCNICNDFKNAAQHSADVAVSPIHSQDSRWLEYKGRFLSVGAAIISCRNERAPKGLVAEAHLADGFLHLILIKDCPHPLYLWHLINLKRGSNPFDFTFVEHHKTPAFTFVSAHNESVWNVDGEILQACQVSVQVCRGLINLFASGPEV from the exons ATGCAAATAGGAATTCTGGCAGCTTTTTCTCAGGCAATAAATTTGAG TGTCCTGTTGCTTATGCAGATGTACCGTTTTGTGGTGCATGGATTCCATAGGGGTAAAACACATGGTTCTCCTTGGACACTCTGTGAATACACGTTTGGTCACAAGGATATGCATATATGCCAGTCGTGGGTTGAACGTTTGATTGCTTCTACCAGTACTGATGCTATCAGACCAAAGTCTCTTTTG GTGTTTGTTCACCCATTATGTGGGAAAGGAAATGGGGTCAAGACTTGGGAGACAGTTGCGCCTATATTTTCCCATGCTAAAGTGCGGACAGAG GTAACAGTGACTCAGAGGGCAGGGCATGCATTTGACTGTATAGCATCCTTATCGCACAGGGAATTGAGTTCTTTTGATGGCATTGTTGCTGTG GGAGGTGATGGTCTCTTTAACGAAGTTCTGAATGGACTTCTTTCCTCGAGGCATGATGCTCCTTATCCTCCATCTCCACAAGAGTTGGATAACAAAAGTGATAAAAATTTTCAGCATTTAAACAATGACATCTCATGTGGTAGGGCCTCTCTTAATGGTGCAATTGGCATGCTTTCTGCGCCTTTATGTGGAAGTGATGACCTTGCACCTCTTCTCTCAGCTGTAGAATCCAATGGACTGGGCATCTCAAAATGCA CAACCAACAATGGACCATGCAATGCAG ATGAAGATGTAAAAGTTTCCTTCCCAAATGATTGGTTTAGACTTGGATTAATTCCTGCTGGTTCAACTGATGCCATTGTTATCAG TACTACCGGGACACGAGATCCTGTAACATCAGCTTTGCACATTATCCTTGGCAAAAAGATGTCACTTGATATAGCTCAGGTGGTCCGATGGAAAACTAGTCCTTCATCAACAGAAGTGCCTTCTGTACGCTATGCAGCTTCTTTTGCAGG GTATGGTTTTTATGGTGATGTCATCAAGGAGAGTGAAGGCTATCGTTGGATGGGTCCTAAACGCTATGATTTTGCTGGAACGGTGGCCTTTCTGAAACACAG ATCTTACGAGGCAAAAGTTACATTTTTGAAGACTGAAGAACAAGAAACTAGTAACATTGCAAGCGACATACAAACTTCACAACTTTTTCAAAAGAACTCTAAGAATGTTTGCCGTGCAAACTGCAACATctgtaatgattttaaaaatgctGCTCAGCATTCTGCAGATGTAGCTGTTAGCCCAATTCATTCTCAGGATTCAAGGTGGCTAGAATACAAGGGTCGTTTTCTTAGTGTTGGTGCTGCCATTATTTCATGCCGTAATGAAAGAGCTCCTAAAGGTCTGGTGGCTGAGGCACACCTTGCTGATGGTTTCCTTCATCTTATACTAATAAAAGATTGTCCGCATCCTTTATACTTGTG GCATCTTATAAATCTTAAAAGGGGCTCTAATCCTTTTGACTTTACATTTGTGGAACACCACAAG ACACCTGCTTTTACCTTTGTTTCAGCTCATAATGAAAGTGTGTGGAATGTGGATGGGGAGATTCTCCAAGCATGCCAAGTCTCTGTACAAGTATGTAGGGGCCTAATCAACTTGTTTGCATCAGGACCTGAAGTTTAG
- the LOC135596918 gene encoding actin-related protein 2/3 complex subunit 5A-like encodes MATEGFVDDENLEAIVTRIEQKSRKIESLLKQSKPVEALKTALEGSPLKTRDERCKSAIWIVVHRAIMAIKDVDAMFSSLDPEYYDTLMKYLYRGLATGDRPTCDQCLKIHEKLTEKAGLGCILRSLADTVNTV; translated from the exons ATGGCGACGGAGGGTTTCGTGGACGACGAGAACCTCGAGGCTATCGTCACCAGAATCGAGCAGAAGTCCCGCAAGATCGAGAGCTTGCTCAAGCA ATCCAAGCCGGTGGAGGCGCTGAAGACGGCGTTGGAGGGTTCGCCCTTGAAGACCAGAGATGAGAGGTGCAAG TCAGCGATTTGGATAGTGGTGCACCGGGCGATCATGGCCATAAAGGATGTGGATGCTATGTTCTCTTCTTTGGATCCAGAGTACTATGACACACTCATGAA GTACCTGTATAGAGGCTTGGCAACTGGAGATAGACCGACGTGTGACCAGTGCCTGAAGATTCATGAAAAGCTGACGGAGAAAGCAGGGTTGGGATGTATACTTCGCTCGTTAGCCGACACGGTTAATACTGTTTAA